CAAATGCTGCCTCCTGCACTGAGCTCTGTAAAAACATTCAGCTGCTTGTTTTCATGTTTCTTAGTTCTCGTTTTCACTCACAGGGTTTCAGCATTTCATGAACAAGCACCCAAAACACAACTCCTGTGAACTCAGCATCTGTTGGGGAGGTTTGCTCTCACTGGAGGTGGATCAGCTTACAGAAAATATCACAGatcttttttttattcctccCCTGCTTAAATTATACACGTCTTAGAGAGAGAAATGCTTGGAGGCAAGAATTTGTAGGTAGTTTCTGGATGGAACTCTGCTGATTAGCACTGCAACAGCATCTGAGACTGAGGGTCTGTTGCTATGCTTAGATACAGAGAGGAAGAGATCCAGTCAAATGTTTCTGTTCCCAAAGCTGGTCCTGTGGTAAAGCTGATAGAGCACCTATTTAAAATGAGTAACTCCTTGTAGGGAAGGGGTTGAGCAATGGCAGCAGTCTGTGAAGTCTGATATCTAAATGGATTGCTCCTCTGAAGTTATTTCTTATATCCTGTAAATGTTAGCAGGGCCACTCTAGCTTTATCTCTGTACACTTAATGTGTCAGAGTCACTCATCTCTGCACATACAGACTCTGTAAGGTTCTGACTTCACTCCTTTTTATAGCATTCTTTTGTGATGTTGTACTTAATAAAcatggggggtttttttctaagaATGAAGTTATTTTTGGTTTTATCTGACAGACTTGTTTGTCAGATACATGAATCTGAATTACTCTACATTTTCTCAAAATCAGGTCTATCTCCCACTAGCCTTCATTTCATATGGATCCGTAACTGATTTTGCTGCTACAACAGAACAGCCTTCTCTTATCACATGCATTACATTTTTCTGCCAGTCATGAATTCACTTCACTTCACATGCATTCACTTGCTCAATCTCTACATGAAATCATTACAACTCGAAGCTGACGTAGCCTTTCCAAACGGCTCCCGAGCAGTAAATCATGCCACATTCCACTTTCTCCCCACTCTGCGCTACACAATTTATCACTAAATGAAAGCCACACAGAAAACGCACTTGAATCCGGCAGTGAATCATGAGACAGACTGTCGGTAACAAAGCCCTTACCTTTTTAAATGCATGATGCTCTCTAAGTCTCTGAGAAATTGCAGCCCAAGGAGCGGGTCCGCCTCGCGGTGTGCGCTGACAGTTTACACCCTATTTTCTTcacctccctccttccagcATGCTACATCTAGTTCACGCTGCTGTCTCCAGGATTGGCTGGTGCATCTCAGAGGCGCACACAGGACTCCAGCCCGGAGCACCCCGCAGCCCCGCATTAACCCTTTGCGGTAAAgcctctgctccctctgccGCACGGGCTGGCGGCACCTCTCCCTGGAGAAGGGggtgttttctcttttcccctcaaaaCGAGCTGCCTTTAGctgctgaggatgaggaggggcgAGCCGGGGGTCCCGCAGCCGCGACAGGCGCTGCCACCCCCGGCTCCGGAGCCGGAGCATCCCCTCCTGCTGCCGGCGTGGTCTCCCCGACCTCCGCCGTgtcaccttcccagcccttccttCCCCCGGGACCTGCCCCAGGACAAGCggagaagcggggcagatgaagcccgggaggatgaggaggcagGCTGGACCCTTAAAGgtgttccctgtgccagggccaccTCCCTGGGTGTCCGTCTGCCACCGCCAgtgtgggaaatggggacaTGAACTCCCGGCCAAAAGGGAGTCCCAGATCCACGCAGCTTCAGGGGAGATGGAGTAATCATTGGCAGTGAAGCCAGACACGGGCAAGCAGGGAGTCTGGGCATCTAAATACAGGGAAGAGAGATGTTTGGGAGCGTTCTGTCAGGAATGGGCCGCGGGGCTCGGGAGGTATTTCAACACCGCCAAGGTACTGTACAAAAAGCAACTATGGCAAAGCAAAATCCTCCCGGCTGCTGCCCATTATTCCTGGGGTATTTTTCTGAGTCATCCAGCCCCGTGTGAGAAGGAGATatccctgggctgggggtgctgaatGCTGGAAATCAAGGGGAGTGGGAATATTCCCTGTTTACCACGCCTGACTCTCGCTTGTTGCAATCGTCCATTAAGCCTATGTTAATTGCATTGATTTATTTGATGCTGTATGCAAAGGGATTGATGTGCATCCCCTCGCCTTCCACTGAGTACAGAAATGCCACCCGGTCCAACCTGTGTCATTTTTGCTGCCCAGACACCGTTTTACACCGTCACAGTGCCTACGAGCCAAACAACTCCACTGCCCTCATCCTGTGCCTTACCGTCTCCCATCCCCGTCAGCAGAGGGAAAATCGAGCGCTCTTAAACCCGGGAAATATTCCACTGATGGGCACATAAATCTCTTCTGCAGAGCGGTAACATTTAAGCAGCACGGCACGGCGATGCTCACTGGCTGAGCTATTCCCACTATAACAGAAATCCCTCAGGACttgctggtttgttttggggttttctttctttattaaaGGTTTAGGGGGGTGGAGGGGGAAGATTAAAAATCAGGTAGAGGTTTTGAAATGCACTCCCTACCtagggagggaagggggatATGACTGCACGGAAACTTTCCTGAGCAGCCTGATGCGGGAGCATCCCGGCAGCAGCGGCGCCAGAGGCGGGGaattcaggggaaatgtttgggatttGGTTCATCGCCTCAGTTATGGAAAGGTCCGGGGCAGGAAGAGGAGGTGGGGATAGAGGTGCAAGTCAGCAGGAATGGGAAAAACCTGCTGGAGTCTCCCGGAGAAGgatgctgagctggaaggagaTAAGTAGGCATGGTGGGAGAAGAGAGGCGCTGGAGGAAGGGTGAATTTTGGATCCCATGCTTGAAGGGCTTTTTCACTACTCCTTTCCAGACAGCAGCCAGCAATCTGGCGGCCGAAGCGGGAGGCAGCAGGGCGGGGAGAGAAGGGTGGAGGGAAGAACAAGGGGGGAGCACACTCTGGCATTGAATTGGTCTTTCCCGTCTTCTGCATGCCACCAGGCAATAAATTCAGATCTTGTTATTTCTCCCTGGCATCTCTACCTGCCTGCAAGCCTCGAGCACCTTCCTGGTGATCTCTGCAggttctgctttggagacatgACCgctcacacacagacacacacgcacacacttATCCTGCACCCAAATGAAAGAGTTACACGGAGCCCAGACATAGCATGTTTCCTCCCTGCCTTCTGCTATTGACCGTGGGAGGATCTCTGCCGCTAATTAGACACACTGAAATCCTGGAAGTATCAACCACAAATAGCACTCTGAGGGcacttgtcctttttttttttaatgtaatgtgTTTATTTCCCTTGtttgttctctctttttctctcaaaGTAGCCCTTACTTGATTCAAGAGCTCTACCATCTATACTTCAGGTACATATAGGTGGGCGTACATTTCCCTGCGCTCCTCAGGAGCCAATTTTTGGCCAGCAAAAAATACAGGTATGCCAGAAAATAGTGATAAATGAAATAAGGTGCAGTGGGATTGAGAAGTGAGGAAAGGGCAAGGAGCGAGCGgctgcagaggctggacagaagtcctggcagcagcaggacagaagCCCCGGCCGCCGACCCCGCTGCTGCCCGGCCCCCCCTGCCTGGCCACTACCCCCTCCCAGCACATGCGACAGGGCTGGAGATCTGGAAATCCTTTCTTATGCCTCCTGAAGAATCCTTCCCTACCCCCAATCCCGTGAAAGTTCTTCAGGGGATGAGGGAGAGCAATGAACTTTTCCAGCTGATCTCCCCCCGCAGGTTCCCAGACATTCCCCAGGATGCTCCCGGCTGTCTCAGCCAGCAGCAATCCTGTCCTTTCCTTCCCTCGGCACACTGAGCCCTCCCAGCGCCCACGTCTGCAGGGGTTAACCGGGGAATGGAGCAGGTACCGTGCCTGATGGAAACATGAATAAAATGTGATGAATAAGCAGCGGAACGGTGACTCTGGAAGCGGTGCTGCGGTGCGCGCTGCAATCAGCGCCGAGCGCGGGGGCTGGGAATGAACGTGAGCAGAAAACTGGTGCTTCCTAATTCCTTCGAGTTTAGAAAGTGGAGCCCGCCCGTTGGGGAACAAGGGGAAGCAAAActtttcttaatttattttttctttttatttctccctgctgtttttggggttcctccTGTTGGAAGCAAGCCACCTGAACGCGAAATCAAACCTACTCACCGGGTGAAATTGCAGAAGGCGAAGCGGCTGTGAATAAAACGCATCCCGGCTCCAAGCATATAGTCCATGGTCTGCGGCTTCAGGCTAGAGGAGGGCTGAGCAGGCTGGGGGGACTTTGGGAACCAGCAGCGGTTCTGCGTGTGTGACAACCCATTTACACCGTGCGtgcctgtctgtgtgtgtgtgtagggcAGAGAGAGGCTCCAAACCCGAAACGGGGGAAAGAgggaggggagaaggaggaggagagagggaagcAAACCCGAATAGCAAGAGGACTTGCGAAGAGGGATGGGATTCGCTGGGGTAAATGtgaggttggattttttttttagggtttttttttttttttttttttttttttggtggtgatGGAAGCGATTCTCGAGGAAAGAATAACAaattgtgggatctcagccGCAGGTAGGAGGAGAGGGGCTTTGCCCACGCAGGTGGAACCCTGACAAGACCGCACCGAGGATCGAGAGGCTGGAACCAGCCCGGAGTGTTGGACGGCGCCGGGGGCTCATCCCGGCAGCCGCGGCCGGGGGATGACGCTCCCCTCGAGGCGGAGGGGGCGCGGGGAGCCGGGACCGAGCTGGGGGGAGCCGGGGCAGTTCCTGGTGCGGGGCACGGCGGGGACGGGGTTCGGCtcgggggcagctcctgggatcAGGGCTCGGCTCGAGGGCAGCTCCCGATGCGGGGCACGGCGGGGACAGCGCTCGGCTAGGGGGCAGCTCCCGGGGACAGGGCTCGGCTcgggggcagctcctgcaggctgcGGGTGGCGCAGCAccagcctctcctcctcctcgtcctcctcctcctcctcctcctcctgcgcCCGCAATCCAGCGAGCCACGGCGGCGATCCCGACCGGGTAAGAACATACCTGCCCCCCACCCTCGGCCAGCCCTTTGTTTctcatctttttatttcgtATTTTCCGCAGCCTTGCTGCCCGCCCGGCGCCGCTCTCGCTCGGAAGGGATGTGGAGATCCCCGAGCAGGGAAGCGGATTTTGGGAGCGACCGTGCTGCGGGGAGAGGGGATGGGCGGAAATTCCCTCGCTCATCACCCGAGTCCCTCTCCTGCCCGGGGTAAGCGAAGCATCTCCTTTCCATTTCCCCCGCTTCTCGATGCTTCCGGGCTCTCGGTATGGAAATAATGACATGGCTCGTTGGAAAAATCACCTTTTTCCTCACATAGTGGCTCCGGAATGCGTGCGGAATTTTGAGGTGTGTGGGGTCCAGCATTTATGGAGCTTGACGTATGTACCCCCCTCTCCTGGTCCCTTTTCTGCTGTGAACAGACATGCGTTCATGGCtaataaaaatgcttttcccTGGGTATAGTGGGGCTGAGAGCTGAGCACGGGTAAAGTGAAAGGCAGTCCGTGTCAAGAAAGCGTGCACGGAGCTCTGgcatccctgcagggcagcaggggaTGGGTGCAGCTCACGCTCAGCAGGATCAATGAGCGCAGTAACCATGAGATTATGTGATGTATGTGCCAGGCAATATGGAGAGTTACAGCAGCACTCGTCTGCGGCGCTCTGTGCGGTCTTTAAATGAGATGGCAATTCTGGGTTTTTATTAAGAAGCTTTTTGTCTTCTTTCTATTGTCTCTATAAGCACCAGTGTGAAGCTTTCGTgtctgtttgccagcctggcaggTTGAGGTTTCCAGAATCTGCTGGGGAAAAGTCGGAAACCGCAGGAACCCAAGATTCCTTTGGCATCGCATTGGTTTGTTCCTGTCAGCATATCTCATCACTCTTATGCTAAAGAATCGTGGAGTGAGCTGATCTTAGCAATGATTTACGCTGCTTGGGgctttattgtttttttttctttagcgAAGATATAAGAAAAGGAGTGAAGGAAGGATTATATGGTTTGTAAAGAGAATAATTCAGTGTACATTTCAAGTGTAGTGGCTGTTAAATATGTAGATATAGATACGATTCTTTATGCAGTTATAAAAACAAAAGGTCTCTTTGCCTCAGGATATGATTTCTCTTACAGCAACAGGTAGCAAAGGCTCCTCTGCCCCTTTCTCTCCCCTTATCTCCtccccttcagctcctcctgacAAAATGAGGTTTAAAAGGTCAACCTGTTTATGTAAATATTGTGCTTTCCTTAACAAAGACCGCTGCACATCAAGCCTGCAGTGACTGTCAAATAGATTTGGGATTCAAGGCATTCAGTAAGGGTACTGTCCGTTTTCTAAGACTGATAAAATCTGGCAGAAAACAAAGGAGAGACGTAGTGTGTGCCTGGGATGGATCAACAGCGCCGGGGAGCCCAcgggcagcagcaccagagcgGCAGAGTTCGGTACTGCAATGTCCATCGGACCTTTCCATCGCATGTGTGTGACAGAGGAACCCACAAAATGTACAAAAAGAGATTTGCTGCTATGCTAATGCCTTTCTGCTCTTTCCTTCAGGTTTCTTCTGCTCTCTAGTGATGTCCTAGGCTGAACTTGCTTTGCAGCTCCTTCACACCAAAGGGAGCTTAAATCAGCCAAGGAGGGTTTTGAGTCTGACCTACCTCACCCTCCCAATGAAAGAGATTGACTTCATTAGTCCCTGGCTCAGACACTTCACAATAAGGTGGAGTCTCTATTCCATACCATCCAGAGGTGCAGTGGACATAGCCTGCTCTTTATTTCACTGtactctctttccctccctgccACCTTCTTTCACCTAcagagcaggacaccttggTTTCCTCAGGTAGCATCAACTCTTCTGGTTCTTTTCCACTTTAAATTGAAAAAGAATATTCTGCAATTATTTTCacttcatagaatcacagaattatgggaagggaccttaaagatcatctaattgCAGCCCCTTTACCCATTCCACTAGAACAGGCTGCTCATAAATGATTGTGTCCATTACCAAAAGGCTAAAAAAGTTACTTTGGAATTGCAACACAGATCTTTCCCTGTGGTCAGCTCCAAGAGCTAATTGCCCCATAGTTTGATTTGAGCCCTTAAAATCATTCTGAAGCAGAGTTAAAGGGTTGTGGAGGATTATGATGCCTTTTGTTCAGTGGTGTTAATAACCTGTGGCCTTAAAATATGATATCATAAAATCTCATTTTAGGGTAGAGTACTGAAGTCACAAATAATGGAACAAACTGTACTGAAAGAGGCAGAAACTTAGATCCCCACCAAAAATGCTAACTCCAGATTGGGACCCTGTCTGCAGCAGATTCGTGTGAGGGAGAAGTGGCACATGAAATTCCCTCTTCCCAAAAGCCTTTTTTGACCACTGAATTAGAGGTCATTAGAGTCCTTTGTCCTGTAAATCTGCATTTAACAGCAGTGTATATCTGTATAAACACATTTTAACAGCTTATCccataacatttttttttttgtctactTCATATGATCGACTACTTGGTTCTCTTTCTTCCAGAACCTGCTAAATGCTTCTCTTTAACTAccaaaaaatgtaatttattaaGGCAGCTCTGTAGCTAGTCTTAGTTTGCAACAGGCAAACCTATTATGCAAACAATACTGTCACCTTCTTGCAGTGACTTCCTTCTCCCAGCTTTAATGAATTCCCTGCATGCTACTCTGCTGTAAATTCTCCATCTAAAAATTCCATCCACTATGTGATGTGTCAGGGGAAACCACACTTGACTTTTGAAACAGTTGGGAGGAGCAGAATGATAACCTACTAAAGTGCCTTGCCCTTAACAGAAATTATGGCAAGCAATTAAAGTTGGAGCAAAAAGACTTAAGCTTTGGACTGCTTATGTTCTTAGTGCTTTAACTGaggtgaaatttttttttagaagtcTGATTTGAATGTCAAATTTGCATATTTATCCAGAAAACACAGGGAGTGCTTAATTGCCTGTGTCCAGCATTCATATTTTGCTTGGGAAGCAATGCTTCACATATTCATGAGTTTCATTTCTAGCTCCTGTTTGCACCCATCAATTGCCCTGCATATCTAAACAAGCCCTGTAGTTGCTCATTAGAGAAACAAATGCGCCATATTTAGAATATCCCAGAGACACCTGGTCACAGAGGAGATGCTTCTGCTCCCCTGGTGCAGTGGGTCTGGCTGGGCTGTGAAATAAACACAGGCAGGCGACCtctctccttttaatgcctttattaaaagtgatcagctcggGTGAGGAGAACCGACTGGTCTGGGCTCACGCTGCCActgctcccaggagtgactcggaggaggaggaagggtgCAGCTTCGTCCACTGGTCTGTGAGCGGAGCTGGGGGCTCGGTCCTCACGAGAGTATAAAGACATTCCCCAATTTTTCACTTTAACATTTGAGGTCCTCTGTCCTCTAGCTGACATCTTTCAGGTTAGGGTAAAGAGTAAAAAAAGGTCGTAGCGGAAACTAGATTCTGTTCCTCACATCACTTTGATTTGTCAATTTTGTGTTGGCTCGTTGTTTATAGGGGGTTTTGGCTACGTTTGGTGAGGGCCTTCTCCTGTTACATGCTGGTTCCCATGTCATTTGCATGCCAACTCCGATGTCCCCTCCTCTTCACCGTCCTTGGGTGCcatcctccaggaagcagcagggtgaCACTCGACAAAAGGGGGGAATTCTGAACCATCAAGGACAGGTAGTTAACGAAAACGACAGGTGATTACAACAACAAACAGTtagaactccaccctggcagcaACTAGCCCAGCCTGTGAACTCtgcaaccttttaaaaaaattggcaGCTTTTCTACTCATATCAGGCAGGGTTCATGCTGCCAGAGCATCCCTCggtgctgtgctctgccctgggagctggaaGGAGCAGATAACACATCagccttggctgctgctgggcagggctggcacagctccactCTGTCTCTCAACATTCCCTGCCatggaggggcagggagagggcacAGCCACGCCAGCTGCCCCAGACTGACCAAATGGACAGTCCAGAGCATTCAGGCACAAAAGTTAAGTGGGGGTGGAGGATTAGGGAGGAGGATGTGTTATTTTCAACATTTAccttccagagcagcagctccatgtgctgcagTCCTGCTTCACAGGAAGAAGCCAGACCTTGCTAGCTGGATAGAGCAGCTCAGTGGGCACCTTGCATTAACAGAGATATGATTCACTTGATAAAATTATGCCCACTGAGTTTTTCCTCCCTTGTAGAGGTGTGACAtgcacattttctgaaaaatcccttcatccaggatttttctcctggaaagctgagaagactcagagaaaaaggaaaacaataatcatctgatttgtttctcctgtgtttcgctcatgtggaatgtgtttggagattgtttacccacaggtgattgtttcattggattctgctgtgagttgttttgactcttCGGCCAACaagtgccaagctgtgtcaagactctggagagagttaggagttttcattattaccTTTTTGGCATtgagtaagtatcctttctgtgttctttagtatggtatagtatagtattctttaatataatatagtatagtattctttaatattaatatcataaaattattaattagccttctgagaacatggaatcagattcatcattccttccttccattGTCTGGGGAGGACACAAATATAATAGAGAGGAGAGTATTTTAGGGTCTCCCAACATTTCACCCACAGAAAAATGAACCCATTTTTAGGATCTCCCAATATTTTAGGACCTCCCAACATTTCGCCCACAGAAAAAAtactgtatatttttttttatttttcccccaaaatatcAAAGATCTAAAACATGCTTGCTTACTCACTTGCCCTGTCCTTTTGGCAGCAGGGGACAAACTTAAacgctgggtttttttccaggctcTTGCTGTCATTGAAACACCAGTTTCCTAGAGAGAATAACCTCTTAGAAGAAGTGGTATTTCTCCACTAGAAGGTGTTAATTGCAAGACCTGTAAGCTGAACTCAGCAGACATAGCCAGACAGATATGTCTAGGAGGAATACAAAAGCACCTGAGATGTGGAAGCACAAACTTCTGTAGGGCCTGCCAGCTTCCTGAGCTCTATTCTTGAAAGATTAAGATTTAAGATTTATTCTGTTGAACCTTCCCAGCTGCTGTCATCTGTGCCATGTGAGGTTCTCTTCATGGCTGTCCTGGGACAGGCTTGGTTTACGCTTGTTAATCCTTAAGGGATATAAGGCAAAGGATGTCTGCTGTCACACAGTGTGAGAGGGAAAATCAGCACTTCAAAGTGCTCCCAGCCTTGATATTAAAGCTGAAAAGGTCAGCAGGAGAGGAGTTATCTTCAAATCCATGGGACAATGACAACAGCAATGTGCTGCAACACATTCCTCACTCTATTACTACTTTTTTGAGTTCAGACATATCTTGCCAATGTTTCAATGACCAATAGCTATGCAGGGAAAAAGATGGGTttgccatttttaaaatatcctcTGATGTATTCAGGTATTTCTTCCACCTAACTGGACTTAATCACACAAGAGTCTCTGTTAatttcaagaagtgtttgtaGAGAAAAAGGTAAAGGAGCGGATGCATTTGAAATCATGTTGAAGTGTTGTGGTGGAGATTCCTGTGCCtgtttttctttagaaaaatataTTCAGTTACTGAGAAGGCCTATGAAAGTAGTATAATCTGTATTTCTGTAGTTGATATGATGGAAAGAGAATGGAGGCCCCTCTGCCACAAGTGCTGACTTTACAAGCAGTGTGAGGAGCACTGACCTCTGCAGATTTGTAGAGGAATTGAGGTGTAATTTTAGTGTGCTTGTGTTTAAATAAAGGAGTCATGCACCTCCTGTTGCATTTTAGCGCCATGTGACCTCAGTATTGACACACAGAGCTAGAAAAAAATCCTACCATTGGTGCTGATAGTCAGAAAGGAGTCCCTTCCAGACCAGGCAAGGTATTAACACAAAAAGCCTCTTCCTATTCAGTTTGGATCTGAAATGCATTTGAATTCATGGTGTAGGACAGAAAAAGAGCTGCAATTAATAGAAGACCCCTCAATTAATTTTCTGTGGCACTCATAAAAGAACAAGACccacattcagaaaaaaatgagtGTTTGGAAGGGTGGTGGAGTCAAGTAAAGTTCAGATGATTCTTTGCAGAGTCAAGGAATTGCAAAATAGAAAGGCAGAGTTTTGCAaagtggctgtgctgtgaagaaaaaCTTGTAGAGAATGCAACTTGCATTTAGAAAATAGATTATTTTACAGATATTGGTTCCATTTGATAGTCATTCCCTGAATAACATCTGCTGCATTATCTCAATAAATCTGGTTATCTCCCACAGAAACGAGCTGAGCAAAAGATCTGCAGTAAGTTTtgaaaataacctttgttattaTGTCATTAACTCGTAAGAATCAAACTACATGGCCACTAATGACACTGAACAAGAACAATACAGTTTCTTGAACATTCTGTTCCATGCATTTCCAGTCTCTAGCCTGCACGTAAAATACAGCAATTTTACAAGCATTTCTCATTTGCCTAGGCTATGGAGTTAATGAGATAGAGAAAGCATGAAGAATTTGTATGGATGAACTCCATTTACCTAATTTTCAACCCAAACATAACAATATGAAAAATAAGTGTTATGTGTATAAaattgtgtggggttttttttgtttgtttgtttgtttgtttgtttgtttgcttttcacaGTTCTTGTCTTGCAGCAGTCTGGGTTAAGTCATTGTGGCACACAACAGGTAAGTGTCGTGTCAACAGCCATCACccttttgacatttctcccagctgctggggagtAGAGCAGAGAGATATCAGCTTCTCTTCTCAGTCACAATAGAAAGgaggcagtaaaaaaaaataaacaaagccaAAACTTCCTCTTCCATCATTTATTTGATTATATTCTCCATttgtcagagcagcagagcacaaaGGCCACATGGATTTTGTGAAGCACTCTGGCTTGTAAGCATACATTTAAAACTTCAGCAGATGAGGATGGCTCCGTGGCTTTAGCATGTGTTTTCAGCAAATCACATGCCAGCAGGAATTTATTCTTTTGAAGTGTTGCAAAATGCCAGAGCCATGTTTCAGTTGCATTTCTTCAAATGAGGTTGGAGAGAAAGTAAATGAAATCTCAGAACCTGGTTCAAAAAGACATAAGCTCAATTTCAAGTTAGCTGTGTTGATTTTGCTGAACCCTAGAAATAACATTCACTTTGTGGCATAACTCTGACACAGCAGAACACTGTCTTGTTCCTAGTAGAACATTAAGAAACCAGACATCCAATCTCTTGCTTGTTTTTTTATCAGATAAAGACATGAAATGTACCACTGCCAAAGTGTATTAACATGGGATAATGTCAATGTCCCTATTAGGTGTACACTTTAAATGacagagtaaaaaaaaccctataaGGATAACAACAGCACAACCCTAGGGAAATATTCTCACTGAGAACTACTTGGACAGTCTAGAGGAAATGGAAGGTGTTCTCAACCTGGAAGTTATTGGGCAATTAGTTGTATGTAAGTCTATAATTGgcattaaatattaatatagaatatagaatatataagGTATTCTATATAATGcatatattttctatattaCACATAGAATATAGAAAATTATATATagcatataatatatatataattatataattgtcAGTATATAATTGGCATTATGTATATATTATACGGTGAGCATATATGTTGGCATTTGCTCTTTTTAGACAACTGAGCACTCTTAGAGTCTGAATTGAGCTTGGACCTAGAAGATGGTATGTGTATTAATCCAAATGT
The genomic region above belongs to Zonotrichia albicollis isolate bZonAlb1 chromosome 8, bZonAlb1.hap1, whole genome shotgun sequence and contains:
- the LOC113459674 gene encoding uncharacterized protein LOC113459674 isoform X1, translated to MTLPSRRRGRGEPGPSWGEPGQFLVRGTAGTGFGSGAAPGIRARLEGSSRCGARRGQRSARGQLPGTGLGSGAAPAGCGWRSTSLSSSSSSSSSSSSCARNPASHGGDPDRVRTYLPPTLGQPFVSHLFISYFPQPCCPPGAALARKGCGDPRAGKRILGATVLRGEGMGGNSLAHHPSPSPARVAPECVRNFEVCGVQHLWSLTYVPPSPGPFSAVNRHAFMANKNAFPWV
- the LOC113459674 gene encoding uncharacterized protein LOC113459674 isoform X2; translated protein: MTLPSRRRGRGEPGPSWGEPGQFLVRGTAGTGFGSGAAPGIRARLEGSSRCGARRGQRSARGQLPGTGLGSGAAPAGCGWRSTSLSSSSSSSSSSSSCARNPASHGGDPDRPCCPPGAALARKGCGDPRAGKRILGATVLRGEGMGGNSLAHHPSPSPARVAPECVRNFEVCGVQHLWSLTYVPPSPGPFSAVNRHAFMANKNAFPWV
- the LOC113459674 gene encoding uncharacterized protein LOC113459674 isoform X3, with the protein product MTLPSRRRGRGEPGPSWGEPGQFLVRGTAGTGFGSGAAPGIRARLEGSSRCGARRGQRSARGQLPGTGLGSGAAPAGCGWRSTSLSSSSSSSSSSSSCARNPASHGGDPDRVRTYLPPTLGQPFVSHLFISYFPQPCCPPGAALARKGCGDPRAGKRILGATVLRGEGMGGNSLAHHPSPSPARAPV